ATCGTGGTCTTTCCCTCGGCCGCGAGGCCGGCGACAATAAGGGAGGCGCTCGCCCTGAGGTCTGTCGCCATGACGTCGGCGCCCCTGAGCGTCGGGACCCCCTTTACGGTGGCGATGCCCCCCTCAATATCGATATCCCCGCCCATCCTTCTCAGTTCAGCCACGTGCATGAAACGGTTTTCGAATATCGTCTCTCTTATGACGCTCGTCCCCTGCGCAACGCACATGAGTGCCATGAACTGGGCCTGCATATCAGTCGGGAAACCCGGATAAGGCATCGTCTTTATATCCTGGGCGATAGGCCTCTGGGGGCCGAGGAGACGGATGGAATGGTGGTCTTTCTCGATCGTCGACCCCGCCTCCCCGAGTTTCGTGATCAGGGCGTCGTTATGCTCCGGAAGACAATTCCTGATACGGATATCGCCGCCGGTTATGGCGGCAATGGTCATGAATGTCCCGGCCTCGACCCTGTCGGGTATAACATCGTGCGTCAGCGGTCTGAGCTCATTCACCCCTTCGATCTCTATGGCACTTTCTCCCGCGCCTTTCACCCGCGCTCCCATCGAATTGAGGGCATTAGCAAGATCGATGACTTCGGGCTCTCTCGCTGCATTTTCGATGAGCGTGGTACCATCGGCGAGCGAGGCCGCCATCATCAGGTTCTCCGTGCCGGTCACCGTAGGAATATCGAAATAGATCACATCGCCCCTGAGTCTCTTCGCGCTCGCGAGGACGTATCCCTCCTCAAGCTTTATCTCCGCTCCGAGTTTCTTGAGTCCCATGAGGTGGAGGTCGATCGGCCTCGCACCGATCGCGCAACCGCCCGGGAGGGAAACCTTTGCTGTGCCCTCGCGCGCCAGAAGGGGTCCGATAACGAGGACCGACGCACGCATCGTCTTGACGAGATCATAGGGAGCCGTGTAATTGCTGATCTTCTCCGTGCTGATGGTGAGACGCCCCGCCTCATAGTGAAG
Above is a genomic segment from Thermodesulfovibrionales bacterium containing:
- the murA gene encoding UDP-N-acetylglucosamine 1-carboxyvinyltransferase; the encoded protein is MDKLVIQGGVKLKGEVEISGAKNAALPIMVASLLASGESVVNRIPDLADVKTMGKLLKNLGAALHYEAGRLTISTEKISNYTAPYDLVKTMRASVLVIGPLLAREGTAKVSLPGGCAIGARPIDLHLMGLKKLGAEIKLEEGYVLASAKRLRGDVIYFDIPTVTGTENLMMAASLADGTTLIENAAREPEVIDLANALNSMGARVKGAGESAIEIEGVNELRPLTHDVIPDRVEAGTFMTIAAITGGDIRIRNCLPEHNDALITKLGEAGSTIEKDHHSIRLLGPQRPIAQDIKTMPYPGFPTDMQAQFMALMCVAQGTSVIRETIFENRFMHVAELRRMGGDIDIEGGIATVKGVPTLRGADVMATDLRASASLIVAGLAAEGKTTIHRLYHLDRGYEKIEEKLRKLGAVLERTKDG